Proteins from one Impatiens glandulifera chromosome 2, dImpGla2.1, whole genome shotgun sequence genomic window:
- the LOC124926738 gene encoding serine carboxypeptidase-like 27 isoform X2, translating to MKNLFLCLLLLLFMGSSHSLYKDEEQERDRITLLPGQPTNVGFSQYSGYVTVNDESGRALFYWLVEVPFAKGIIHQSKPLVLWLNGGPGCSSLAYGAAEEIGPFFIHPDGKTLYINPYSWNNLANLLFLDSPAGVGFSYTNTTSDLYTAGDKKTAEDAYTFLVNWIERFPQYKHRDFYIAGESYAGHYVPQLSQLIYERNKGIKNPVINFKGFLVGNAVIDDYHDFVGTFEYWWTHGLISDSTFKFLQKTCDSVSLQHPSNDCTKALDVAQWEMGNIDRYSIYTSPCNNSSSLKTNLRGHYVSPWMSRAYDPCTERYSETYFNLPEVQKALHANITGINYPWKTCSDIVGNNWGDSPVSMLPIYQELIAAGLRIWVFSGDADSVVPVTATRYSIDALKLPTITNWYPWYDNGKVGGWSQVYKGLTLVTVTGAGHEVPLHRPQQAFTLFRSFLEDKPMPYSG from the exons ATGAAGAACTTATTTCTCTGTTTGTTGCTCCTTCTCTTCATGGGTAGTTCTCATTCTTTGTACAAAGATGAAGaacaagagagagatagaattaCATTATTACCTGGGCAACCAACAAATGTTGGATTTTCTCAATACTCAGGTTATGTAACAGTTAATGATGAATCTGGTAGAGCTTTGTTTTATTGGTTGGTTGAGGTTCCATTCGCAAAGGGAATAATTCATCAGTCAAAACCTCTGGTTTTGTGGCTTAATGGTGGACCTGGATGTTCTTCTTTAGCTTATGGTGCTGCTGAAGAGATTGGACCTTTCTTTATACATCCTGATGGGAAGACTCTTTACATCAATCCTTATTCTTGGAATAATT TGGCCAATTTGCTTTTCCTAGACTCACCAGCTGGTGTTGGTTTTTCTTATACAAACACTACTTCTGATTTATACACGGCCGGGGACAAAAAGACAG CTGAAGATGCATACACATTTCTAGTCAATTGGATCGAGAGGTTTCCGCAATACAAACACCGCGATTTTTACATCGCCGGAGAAAGCTATGcag GTCATTATGTTCCTCAGTTGTCTCAACTGATTTATGAAAGAAACAAAGGGATTAAGAATCCAGTTATTAATTTCAAAGGTTTCTTg gTGGGAAATGCTGTTATAGATGattatcatgattttgttgGTACATTTGAATATTGGTGGACACATGGATTGATTTCCGATTCTACGTTCAAATTTCTTCAAAAAACATGCGATTCTGTTTCTTTACAACATCCATCGAATGATTGTACAAAAGCTCTCGATGTTGCCCAATGGGAAATGGGGAATATTGATCGATATAGCATTTACACTTCTCCATGCAATAATTCTTCATCTTTAAAGACTAACCTTAGAGGACATTACGTAAGc CCATGGATGTCGAGAGCTTATGACCCATGTACAGAAAGATACTCAGAAACTTACTTCAATCTGCCTGAAGTTCAAAAGGCATTGCATGCAAATATAACCGGTATAAACTATCCATGGAAGACGTGTag TGATATTGTTGGAAACAACTGGGGAGACTCCCCGGTTTCAATGCTTCCTATTTATCAAGAACTTATAGCTGCTGGTTTGAGAATATGGGTATTTAG TGGAGACGCTGATTCAGTGGTTCCGGTGACTGCGACTCGATATTCCATCGATGCGTTGAAGCTCCCAACTATAACCAATTGGTACCCATGGTATGACAATGGAAAG GTTGGTGGGTGGAGCCAAGTTTACAAAGGGTTGACTCTAGTAACGGTTACAGGAGCAGGGCATGAGGTTCCTCTTCATCGGCCTCAACAAGCCTTTACTCTTTTCAGGTCCTTTTTGGAGGACAAACCTATGCCTTATTCTGGTTGA
- the LOC124926738 gene encoding serine carboxypeptidase-like 27 isoform X3, protein MIASLIASISTMISREIYSFLSSPLEEQERDRITLLPGQPTNVGFSQYSGYVTVNDESGRALFYWLVEVPFAKGIIHQSKPLVLWLNGGPGCSSLAYGAAEEIGPFFIHPDGKTLYINPYSWNNLANLLFLDSPAGVGFSYTNTTSDLYTAGDKKTAEDAYTFLVNWIERFPQYKHRDFYIAGESYAGHYVPQLSQLIYERNKGIKNPVINFKGFLVGNAVIDDYHDFVGTFEYWWTHGLISDSTFKFLQKTCDSVSLQHPSNDCTKALDVAQWEMGNIDRYSIYTSPCNNSSSLKTNLRGHYPWMSRAYDPCTERYSETYFNLPEVQKALHANITGINYPWKTCSDIVGNNWGDSPVSMLPIYQELIAAGLRIWVFSGDADSVVPVTATRYSIDALKLPTITNWYPWYDNGKVGGWSQVYKGLTLVTVTGAGHEVPLHRPQQAFTLFRSFLEDKPMPYSG, encoded by the exons ATGATCGCAAGTTTGATTGCATCCATTTCAACGATGATATC ACGAGAAATATATTCATTTCTCTCGTCTCCTTTA GAAGaacaagagagagatagaattaCATTATTACCTGGGCAACCAACAAATGTTGGATTTTCTCAATACTCAGGTTATGTAACAGTTAATGATGAATCTGGTAGAGCTTTGTTTTATTGGTTGGTTGAGGTTCCATTCGCAAAGGGAATAATTCATCAGTCAAAACCTCTGGTTTTGTGGCTTAATGGTGGACCTGGATGTTCTTCTTTAGCTTATGGTGCTGCTGAAGAGATTGGACCTTTCTTTATACATCCTGATGGGAAGACTCTTTACATCAATCCTTATTCTTGGAATAATT TGGCCAATTTGCTTTTCCTAGACTCACCAGCTGGTGTTGGTTTTTCTTATACAAACACTACTTCTGATTTATACACGGCCGGGGACAAAAAGACAG CTGAAGATGCATACACATTTCTAGTCAATTGGATCGAGAGGTTTCCGCAATACAAACACCGCGATTTTTACATCGCCGGAGAAAGCTATGcag GTCATTATGTTCCTCAGTTGTCTCAACTGATTTATGAAAGAAACAAAGGGATTAAGAATCCAGTTATTAATTTCAAAGGTTTCTTg gTGGGAAATGCTGTTATAGATGattatcatgattttgttgGTACATTTGAATATTGGTGGACACATGGATTGATTTCCGATTCTACGTTCAAATTTCTTCAAAAAACATGCGATTCTGTTTCTTTACAACATCCATCGAATGATTGTACAAAAGCTCTCGATGTTGCCCAATGGGAAATGGGGAATATTGATCGATATAGCATTTACACTTCTCCATGCAATAATTCTTCATCTTTAAAGACTAACCTTAGAGGACATTAC CCATGGATGTCGAGAGCTTATGACCCATGTACAGAAAGATACTCAGAAACTTACTTCAATCTGCCTGAAGTTCAAAAGGCATTGCATGCAAATATAACCGGTATAAACTATCCATGGAAGACGTGTag TGATATTGTTGGAAACAACTGGGGAGACTCCCCGGTTTCAATGCTTCCTATTTATCAAGAACTTATAGCTGCTGGTTTGAGAATATGGGTATTTAG TGGAGACGCTGATTCAGTGGTTCCGGTGACTGCGACTCGATATTCCATCGATGCGTTGAAGCTCCCAACTATAACCAATTGGTACCCATGGTATGACAATGGAAAG GTTGGTGGGTGGAGCCAAGTTTACAAAGGGTTGACTCTAGTAACGGTTACAGGAGCAGGGCATGAGGTTCCTCTTCATCGGCCTCAACAAGCCTTTACTCTTTTCAGGTCCTTTTTGGAGGACAAACCTATGCCTTATTCTGGTTGA
- the LOC124926738 gene encoding serine carboxypeptidase-like 27 isoform X1, with protein MKNLFLCLLLLLFMGSSHSLYKDEEQERDRITLLPGQPTNVGFSQYSGYVTVNDESGRALFYWLVEVPFAKGIIHQSKPLVLWLNGGPGCSSLAYGAAEEIGPFFIHPDGKTLYINPYSWNNLANLLFLDSPAGVGFSYTNTTSDLYTAGDKKTAEDAYTFLVNWIERFPQYKHRDFYIAGESYAGHYVPQLSQLIYERNKGIKNPVINFKGFLVGNAVIDDYHDFVGTFEYWWTHGLISDSTFKFLQKTCDSVSLQHPSNDCTKALDVAQWEMGNIDRYSIYTSPCNNSSSLKTNLRGHYVSVSNNLNHQRMSRAYDPCTERYSETYFNLPEVQKALHANITGINYPWKTCSDIVGNNWGDSPVSMLPIYQELIAAGLRIWVFSGDADSVVPVTATRYSIDALKLPTITNWYPWYDNGKVGGWSQVYKGLTLVTVTGAGHEVPLHRPQQAFTLFRSFLEDKPMPYSG; from the exons ATGAAGAACTTATTTCTCTGTTTGTTGCTCCTTCTCTTCATGGGTAGTTCTCATTCTTTGTACAAAGATGAAGaacaagagagagatagaattaCATTATTACCTGGGCAACCAACAAATGTTGGATTTTCTCAATACTCAGGTTATGTAACAGTTAATGATGAATCTGGTAGAGCTTTGTTTTATTGGTTGGTTGAGGTTCCATTCGCAAAGGGAATAATTCATCAGTCAAAACCTCTGGTTTTGTGGCTTAATGGTGGACCTGGATGTTCTTCTTTAGCTTATGGTGCTGCTGAAGAGATTGGACCTTTCTTTATACATCCTGATGGGAAGACTCTTTACATCAATCCTTATTCTTGGAATAATT TGGCCAATTTGCTTTTCCTAGACTCACCAGCTGGTGTTGGTTTTTCTTATACAAACACTACTTCTGATTTATACACGGCCGGGGACAAAAAGACAG CTGAAGATGCATACACATTTCTAGTCAATTGGATCGAGAGGTTTCCGCAATACAAACACCGCGATTTTTACATCGCCGGAGAAAGCTATGcag GTCATTATGTTCCTCAGTTGTCTCAACTGATTTATGAAAGAAACAAAGGGATTAAGAATCCAGTTATTAATTTCAAAGGTTTCTTg gTGGGAAATGCTGTTATAGATGattatcatgattttgttgGTACATTTGAATATTGGTGGACACATGGATTGATTTCCGATTCTACGTTCAAATTTCTTCAAAAAACATGCGATTCTGTTTCTTTACAACATCCATCGAATGATTGTACAAAAGCTCTCGATGTTGCCCAATGGGAAATGGGGAATATTGATCGATATAGCATTTACACTTCTCCATGCAATAATTCTTCATCTTTAAAGACTAACCTTAGAGGACATTACGTAAGcgtatcaaataatttaaatcatcaac GGATGTCGAGAGCTTATGACCCATGTACAGAAAGATACTCAGAAACTTACTTCAATCTGCCTGAAGTTCAAAAGGCATTGCATGCAAATATAACCGGTATAAACTATCCATGGAAGACGTGTag TGATATTGTTGGAAACAACTGGGGAGACTCCCCGGTTTCAATGCTTCCTATTTATCAAGAACTTATAGCTGCTGGTTTGAGAATATGGGTATTTAG TGGAGACGCTGATTCAGTGGTTCCGGTGACTGCGACTCGATATTCCATCGATGCGTTGAAGCTCCCAACTATAACCAATTGGTACCCATGGTATGACAATGGAAAG GTTGGTGGGTGGAGCCAAGTTTACAAAGGGTTGACTCTAGTAACGGTTACAGGAGCAGGGCATGAGGTTCCTCTTCATCGGCCTCAACAAGCCTTTACTCTTTTCAGGTCCTTTTTGGAGGACAAACCTATGCCTTATTCTGGTTGA